agaaccagtggattcgccctactgtCATATATCACACGAAGATATAGCGATGATGACGCTGTGGGACGATCTCATCCACGGccgcattcactcggtcggacatccgggaacattgtccccttcgccCCCTTTGCACAACCgagcgcatagcaaccagctcgagaaaggggaactgaaCATGCGCaaaaatttttttgggaaaaagtgagcctatccaacacagtccaagttttgagtccaagtgttgattatattggactcttcaattctgtacaaagtataggatggaagattctgagaacataataatgactacttttggtttgttttgtattttataacCCCGGTAAAATCCACCCCCATTTCAATTATATATAAAGAATATTATTCACGTAGTCACGTTGCAATCTACCCCAATCTACCGGTAATTATATGATAATGAATGTTACTTTATCCTACTATTTTTCAAGAGTGCCTAAATATAGACATAAATTCTATATCTGCGTGATAATACATGAGTAAATATAAAATCTTCTTAGTGTAACGCAATTATCAATTATTatcatataatatatttataccgtggacagagtgaaaagccATATCGTAAGTACATATTACATGGTTTTGCAGGAGAAGCATTTAGTCTGCTTTACGAAGCAGTTATAGTCTATTGGAACATTAAAAAATTGCTTTCTATATTATTGCTGCAAATAAAGTTCATGATAGCAAACAAAAGATTTCTGATTAAATGTAGATGTCTTAGGTGTATTTTAGATTtgattttgtgttttatttttgttgagTGCAAGACCATGGAAAGTGGCATTTAAAATGGTCTTGTACTCAACAGAAAATCAATGTTCAGTGCAACAACATCGTAAGTGGCACTTACGATTGTCTTGCAGGCtcaacaaaaatgaaaacaaatctaAAATATGGGTGCgtgaccatcgtatgtgccacttacgatggtCTTCCACTCATCAAAAATGAAAGCAATGATCTAAAATCTGAACGCAAGACCATCATAAGTGCCACTTACGTTGGTCTTGCAGtcaacaaaaatgaaaacaaatcttAAATGCACTTACGAAGTTACGATATCTAGCTTACTTGATAAGTTAGTTCAAAATTAATTATTCAGTTTTAACACATGACATCAACTTTAAATTATGAGTTatcaaatatgttttcaaaattcatcaaaaatctTAAGTCTGAagtaaaataagtacaaaatCATTAAACTAATCTCCTTTTAATGATCCCAAAATACCACTATTGAAAGATTTATAATCGCACGCCATTTATAGATATTCAAAGAAGAGGTTTCTCTCCCAATCATCATCTCCTTTAGCCTTCGCTTCTGCTTCCAAATTCATCTCGTGCAACTTGAGGGTaccaaaacatttgcaaaattcTTCACCGAGAGCTTCATGTATGACGTCATCGTTTGCAAAATACTCCAACGCTGTCTTCATATCATTTGGCAGTGTTTGCGTCTTTGGAGGCAAATTCTTTTCATCGTAAGCGTCGCCTTTCACAGGTGGCGGCAGTTTCAACTCCCGTTGGATTCCGTCAATTCCAGCGGCGACGGTGGCGGCAAGGGAGATATATGGATTCCCGGCGGCGGCACCTAATCTGTTCTCCACATATGTCCTGCGTTCACCGCGAACTTTAACACGAACTGCAGTGCTGCGATTATCAATCCCCCATGTGACGTTACAAGGTGCAAAAGTGCCTGCAAATATAAATTCAAATTAACATTGTCAAGGTGTTGTGCGATGATGAGGTGCTCTCAAGAAAGGGAAAAGTTGGAAATCATCGTTTGGTTGAACCAATCGTTAAAAGCATCACATGCCTTTTTGGTTAATTATACATTGAATGTGGTAACATTATGCCGAAAGAGTTGGCTAACAGTAACATAATATTGAAGTAATTATTCTGAACGCTTCTGGGAATTGCTTCATGCCTTAAGTAATGGGATCACACATAAATGAGTtattttctgtagacaagggacagtcttcagtgaacggctattttcagagccaccaaacctttaaattagcagataggcgagatctgcttgttctctgttgacaaggggcagtcagcgaacggctcttttcagagccatcagtaggcaagaggCGACCTACATGTTTCGTTTTTAGGTACTTTGTccagaagtcagagctactcctgacgaaagcttggcagttctaaacttgtccgacggcgaacacgataaaaaaaccccactaattgttataaattcccgtcgtaaaagcctttcacacaatttgagtatcCGATGTTCTTTTATTAAgaagttgatatacagggtgtcccataaaaggcGGGCCCGAACGAATGATGTGATATTTAAAACGTGACCAATTAgttaatatttacataaatgaAGGCCACATCTTTTATGTGATAGGTAAACGGAGTGGCTTTCATAATTTATGTAAACACTGACTGATTGATGAAAACATTGGGACCGCTTTTTATGGAACACCCTGTAGTAGGGCAATACGCTTTTAAAACTTACCTGGCTTGAATCGTTTGAGGCAATTGATTGTGGGAGCCATTAGAAGACTGATTGCTGGTGCATGAGCTAATATTCCTGCTATCCAATGCTGAGCCACGTCAGATAGTCCATTAGGGCCATCCGCATCATACATTAGTCCTTTCTGACCATCGATGTCCCAAAGAGAATGGTTAAAATGACAGGAACTTCCGGGGTATTCAGGAAATGGTTTGGACATGAAGCTGGCAATGTACCCATGCTGCAATGCGATTTCTTTGACGGATGTACGGAATGTATGACCTGTATCTGCTGAGCTAATACCAAAAGAAGGCTGGTAGGGGACTTCAAATTGGCCTGGTGCGTACTCACTTTCAAAATAATCAACATCGACACCAACCTTTGGAAGATCTGTCATGATTTGATGAAGGAATTCGGGATCTTTGTAGTTACGAATGGTTGATCGAACGTTGACATCTTTTGTAATAGGCTCGAGCGTATTTTGATCGACTACGAAGAACTCTTGCTCATAACCAGAGAGCAGAGAATAACCCATCTTCTGAAGTCGATCAAGTTGCTTGCGTGCTACATATCGTGGTTGAGGGGCAAACCATTTTCCTTCATACATTGGCTCCATTAAGACTCTGCCGGTGTTTTTACACCAAGGAATTGTAACGTAAGTGTCGAGGTCGGCAAACATCAAACCATCTGCATAGCCAATTTCTTCATGGTAACCAGAGTTATGGACAATGTTACATTGCGGGTCAACGGCAACAAATCCTAAGTAGAACGGGAACCCGTTGTTAACTTTGTCACTAAAATTACATTTTCGAGCGGTTTTAGAGCGCGCGACGCCATACGTGTCGCTCTGTTCCCATCGTACGAATTGGACGTCATCGGCGGTCATCTTTTGTAACACCTTATCCAGTTTTTCTTTGCTGAAATCCATGCTGTTTGGTTGGAGCGATTAGAAGACAAAATTGTTTATACCTTCCCTGAAATTGTTTCTTTTCTGTAAAGATAAAATACAATGAACATAACTTAAGAAACAAactatattgtatattttgtcaagtctttttatttattcataaatTTGGTACATGACCAGGCATACCCAACATTCAACAAACCAATAACTTGAATGATTGTCCTTGTACAAATCAAAATATTACTAGACAATATGAGTATTGTACGAGCAAAACATTAcaatgtaaaattacatgaaatacGACAGTGCAGGAATTGAGGCTGCTGCGTATATCGggtctgggatgaggctggaaagTTCTGGGAAAAGAACGaagattggcaaagattttaaaCAATGATATATAGAGAAGTCCTCATGGGAGAGATTCCAAGACTGAAGAATGAAGCGACATTCGAATCTTTGAGTAGACTCCACACAGTTGTTAAGGATTATGTTCAGCGAATGCCAAGTAGTACAACCATGCTCCAGAATGGGGCGCACAGTGGCCAGGTACAAAAAGTGACGGATGCTAAAGGGGCTGATTGGGAAGATCTATGAATGAAGCCAACAATTTTGCAGATACGATCGATGTTAGGATTCCAGGAAAGCGTATAAGACAAGCCAAAAGGTACACGTTCAATGGGCATGCTGTTAAGAGTGAAATTCAGATTCGGAAAAGAGTCCTTCTTTAATGACCATGACTTTGGATTTGGAAGAGAACAAGAACAAGAGAATTGTTTAAAGAAAATGAATAAAGGCACATGTCGTTAACATAAACACGAAAAAACAAAGGCCTTGAGATAGAACCATGGGGAACTCAAGGAAACAGGACGGAAACAGATTGAGAATCCATACCGCGGAAAGCAACCAGCTGGGACTTGTTAGACCGGTAAAACATGAACCACGAGAGGAGCAGTCCGGAAATACCATCGGCTCAACGGTCAAAGACTTTGGATAGATCAAAAAGAGCCATAGGTGATGCTTTACGATCCTCAAGATGATTGTGGAAGACTTGGGTAAGAAACCAAGTAACTTCATGGtttaagtttgaagtaccaatctgTTTATTTTAAAAGAGGTAGATGTTTGTGTCAATAAATGCGggataagacaagattatagAACActggtgtttttagtggtctagcgccgaTCTCGTCTTTCATGTTGTTAATTTGGTCAACATCaatgtgacaaaatgccaatccgaatgaaaaggcccacttttttgagtgaaaacgttgaaaataaaccCTTTAATCACAAAAGGTTCCCTTATGAGCTGGACCTTAATCATGGCTATGGGCCTGTGCAGAGCCGCAGTGTCAATGTATATCTCCCTATTTCGCTTCCACCTCTCCATCCCTTCCGAATCAGTCTcccctctcccttctctctcctctcgtgttcttctctttctagtctttctgtctctccctctcctctcttcctCCCTCGCCTTTCCCACTTTCACTTGTTCAGTCTGTCAGTTTCAAGTATCTCCCACCCTCCCTCTTTGCGAAATTTATCATTTTGATCAATGACTGACAAAAAATCAGCTccgcaaaaataaaacatttaagaCAACATGTACGCCCAATctattatcagattaccaattcatTGTTACTTCAATTAATGAAATCAATAAGTTTCGCTTCAACGCAATTCTTTGGTgttgcatcccagcaaacacaaaacgttatcgAACTCAtttgcaaaatgttataaaaggttgtcagaaaacgtttaaatgtcgggttatataaagggtatattacagGTATAAGACGTTTtcttaacattaaaaatcattttttgataatctactgctcagcaaacacaaaatgttttacagaaaacgtctaaatgtcgggttatataaagggtataaaaacgttttaataacattccaaaaacatttttgaaaacgtgataccaaacattctaaacaaaatgttattttggggttgaaaaaatattttgcgaaaaaggtttgcccaaaatatttgcaataacgttttaaaaacgttttcatgacctttatataactcgacatttaaatgttattaaaacgttttgaaaaaaccattctaagaacatttctgtgtttgctgggtgcaaatattttaacataatttgtttgtaacattattttaagtgttgacaaaatatttggcaaaaaatgtttgcaagaaatgtttacaataacactttgaaaacatttttttaaaaaaattgttgtagtgtgttttcatataaaacgttttaaaatgttttcatgacttttataaaacccgacattttaatgttattaaaacgtttttacctaaaccaaaagccaaaatataacttatttaaaacgtttttaaaacatttttgtgtttgctgggatattaccaCACAtgcaagttttaaggtgtattttgggacaaaaataattccccgtttcatctctacataatcatatgaccgatttgtgcgcgattgcacgaacaagtatacctaCATTCCTAAAGCCACCCAATACttcctggcaacactgattagtaTATATATTTCGATGCCAGACTATTTTCGCGAGCAAGTCACGCCTAGGCGTAAAGTAAATGAAGCCGTGcaatttctattgaattttgaacCGTAAAATTTAGATACTTCTTTTGTCTAAATGAGCACGTACCCACTTACCAGAAGTTTTGAAGTCAGAAATTTACATAACTTACGAAAACGAATACGAATATTCACTTGCTTCAAGTTATTAGTAAGTGACAAAAGGCTAGagtaaaagattggtcacacctaagAGGAGACTAACAATTCAGAATAACAAAGACATACGAAAACGGAAAcgaatacggaaacagaaactgaaaagataaaaaagacCCTAAGTATGTAATATAGTGTCGGACTCAGTAGTCCAAAAAGCACATGATTTTGGAAAAGTACATAATTTTGCatttacaaaattacatatttaaCATGCAAAATTATGTGATTTTGTACGTAGAACCGTAGTACGTCACATTGCTTACCTGGTTATTTTGCTGTACTACGAAAtagtgactgactgactgactgactgtgtTGTGGGTAATACAACAACAGCTATGTAGGCATAAATGGCCGTGAACATACAGTACACTGGTTTACATGTATAATTTAAGTCACGGGATTTAGTGAAGTGCCGCGCGACTGATTTTTTCGCTACACCTGAGTGAATATCtctgagtgaatatatacattcGGCTGTGACCTTGAAacccggggggggttcttcgaaaaaaaaattacggggatgtgccacgcagacttttggatgctgactttctctatacctactttttgctgtttttgccacccatcagtataccaatttttcacaaaatacacccaaaagcacccaaatttgccctaattgggcgcttttagggcaTTTTTCCctaatgcgcccaattgggcgcattgctctccactgaaaacccacccatcgatataccaaaattgctgaaaaggtaccccaaaaccgtggcacatccccgtacaccttcaaccagggagaaccccctccgggcctTGAAAGTACTTTTGACCCGAAGTAACTCCAAGTAGGCTACTTCTGcaaatgcatttgcttcgtcTTTATTAAGATGATTTTGCAGGATAATGAATACTATTTAAGAAAAGGTATTCTTTTCTTCTTTGTACCCTTTTCCTCATTCTTCaggtcctgctctctatcgggggctaatttatagttcaaGCATGATGGCTATTGTTTTGAGCACTAATTGTTTCTTTAAAGCCCCTGCGGGGCATGGGGGCACTTTGGAACAACATTGTCTTTGAGCGCTATTCTGTTTACGATCTAAAGTTAAATAGTCATATATTTTGGTGAAACCGTGGTAAACGATCTTACGTAACACAATTTGGTGCCCAAACTGCggtgttgtatttttttttgttttcaatggatCAAGATCCCAGTTGTAAAAATAACTGGCACTCCATGATCATAGAAGTCAAGCACCCAACACGTAAATGCTATTTTGATAGGCCTATGAACAGGATAAAAGGATATAATAAATAATGACCATCCATAACAACCACAGCCTGAATTCGAATAAATTTCAAGTCCCATTTGCTGGAAAATGCACCGTTTTCGGGGCATATTTTATCTTGAAACTGTTGTCATGATTATAAGATTTGCACctctaaaataattttaaatttgattttaaaattctGGTTGCAAGATCATTGTTTTGTAAATTGATACATTGAACGACCAGTGTATTCCTATACATGCACGGAGGTCTAGCATGAAGAGGTCAAAGGTTTTTATTGAATAGCCCCATTTTCTTCTAACAGACGTGGCTTGAGTCCCATGGCAGAAATCCCATGATGGTAggtcgaatccactagttcttcaacagctacgcgtagccattttgttccgacataTTTAATAAGCTAgctttaatagttttgagacttctgggccgagggacctccgactaaggctattgacaatactGACCTCTGTAGAGGTCAGCGATTGACATTAGCCTGGTACATTTCTTCCCTTACTACGCATGCGTGGCAACCCCTCGTCTGCTTAAGGGAGAATATGACCTTGCAAGGGCTTAAATaagaaattatatatttatagAAAGGGAAAAATTACCTTTCTTTTGCTTCTTATTTGACATCAATCGGAGCTTCTGTTCAGAAGTTAtggtcaaaatgtttttcaacctgcgatatttcttatgtattctattgttttctcAAGCTGCGATATTTAGTTTTTCCACTTTAAAAATGCATATCACAAAAAGCTTTTAGTttcaaattttcataattatttgtgaaaattcaattttaaaatagaaaagtgtttttaaactatggaaataatgaaaaaaaaacggtgTTTCTATACATAGTTACCGATATCTCAGAAGTGAATTTTGACGACGCGACATCGCTGCGCGCAGGATTTCTCGAATACGATATACCCTATGGAGATGGGATAAAAaccaaattaaaacatattagttAGGCTATAGaataaactaaaaacttgccATTAGTCTCATAGGAATCTATTTTGGGAGGTCATTGtcctaaaaagtaaaaaaaataaatatttttgccaCCTGTAGACCAATGAACCCCCCTCAAATGGGTTCCTATGGGACTAATGGAAAGTTTTTAGTTCATTCTATAGCCTaactaatatgttttaatttgctttttatcccATCTACTTA
Above is a genomic segment from Amphiura filiformis chromosome 17, Afil_fr2py, whole genome shotgun sequence containing:
- the LOC140137737 gene encoding lengsin-like, which codes for MDFSKEKLDKVLQKMTADDVQFVRWEQSDTYGVARSKTARKCNFSDKVNNGFPFYLGFVAVDPQCNIVHNSGYHEEIGYADGLMFADLDTYVTIPWCKNTGRVLMEPMYEGKWFAPQPRYVARKQLDRLQKMGYSLLSGYEQEFFVVDQNTLEPITKDVNVRSTIRNYKDPEFLHQIMTDLPKVGVDVDYFESEYAPGQFEVPYQPSFGISSADTGHTFRTSVKEIALQHGYIASFMSKPFPEYPGSSCHFNHSLWDIDGQKGLMYDADGPNGLSDVAQHWIAGILAHAPAISLLMAPTINCLKRFKPGTFAPCNVTWGIDNRSTAVRVKVRGERRTYVENRLGAAAGNPYISLAATVAAGIDGIQRELKLPPPVKGDAYDEKNLPPKTQTLPNDMKTALEYFANDDVIHEALGEEFCKCFGTLKLHEMNLEAEAKAKGDDDWERNLFFEYL